A single genomic interval of Celeribacter indicus harbors:
- a CDS encoding lytic transglycosylase domain-containing protein: MAVSMLRRAGWFGLCLAISAGPVAGEDIFSTKSRVAIFGSQLKVLDGRASQQYSSSVSLQPERFTDDLVGRAYTGSYAGEWRPVAEAAARRHGVPTDLYLRLVQQESGWNPRAVSHKGALGLAQLMPDTARLLGVNPADPRENLDGGARYLRLMYNKFGTWRLALAAYNAGPLAVEKYKGVPPYRETMNYVKVIWGS, encoded by the coding sequence ATGGCGGTGAGCATGCTGCGCCGGGCCGGATGGTTCGGACTGTGCCTTGCGATCTCGGCGGGGCCGGTCGCGGGCGAGGACATCTTTTCGACGAAAAGCCGGGTCGCGATCTTCGGATCGCAGCTCAAGGTACTCGACGGGCGCGCCTCCCAGCAATATTCCAGCTCCGTGTCGCTTCAGCCCGAACGTTTCACCGACGATCTCGTCGGGCGCGCCTATACCGGCAGCTATGCCGGCGAATGGCGGCCGGTCGCGGAAGCGGCGGCGCGGCGTCACGGGGTGCCGACCGATCTCTACCTGCGCCTCGTGCAGCAGGAGAGCGGCTGGAACCCCCGCGCGGTGAGCCACAAGGGCGCCCTCGGCCTCGCGCAGCTCATGCCGGACACCGCCCGCCTGCTGGGCGTCAACCCCGCCGATCCGCGGGAGAACCTGGACGGCGGCGCCCGCTATCTGCGGTTGATGTATAACAAGTTCGGCACCTGGCGGCTCGCGCTCGCCGCCTATAACGCCGGTCCGCTCGCGGTGGAGAAATACAAGGGCGTCCCGCCCTATCGCGAAACGATGAATTACGTGAAGGTGATCTGGGGCTCGTGA
- the ssb gene encoding single-stranded DNA-binding protein, protein MAGSVNKVILVGNLGRDPEVRTFQNGGKVCNLRIATSENWKDRNTGERRERTEWHSVAIFSEPLARIAEQYLRKGSKVYIEGQLETRKWQDQQGQDRYTTEIVLRPYRGELTLLDSRGEGGQGGGGYGGGYDQGGGGGYDDPGYGGGSQGGGYGGGSQGGGGGRSSMDDDEIPF, encoded by the coding sequence ATGGCCGGATCCGTGAACAAAGTCATCCTCGTCGGCAACCTCGGGCGCGATCCGGAGGTGCGGACCTTCCAGAACGGCGGCAAGGTGTGCAACCTGCGCATTGCCACCTCCGAGAACTGGAAGGACCGCAACACCGGCGAGCGGCGCGAGCGCACCGAATGGCACTCGGTCGCGATCTTCTCCGAACCGCTCGCGCGGATCGCGGAGCAATATCTGCGCAAGGGCTCGAAGGTCTATATCGAGGGCCAGCTCGAGACGCGCAAGTGGCAGGACCAGCAGGGCCAGGACCGCTACACCACGGAGATCGTGCTGCGCCCCTATCGCGGCGAGCTCACCCTACTCGACAGCCGCGGCGAGGGCGGCCAGGGCGGCGGCGGCTATGGCGGCGGCTACGATCAGGGCGGCGGTGGCGGCTATGACGATCCGGGCTATGGCGGCGGTTCGCAGGGCGGCGGCTACGGCGGCGGCTCCCAGGGCGGTGGCGGCGGGCGCTCGTCGATGGATGACGACGAGATCCCGTTCTGA